In Strix uralensis isolate ZFMK-TIS-50842 chromosome 7, bStrUra1, whole genome shotgun sequence, the following proteins share a genomic window:
- the CALHM1 gene encoding calcium homeostasis modulator protein 1, producing the protein MDKFRMIFQFLQSNQESFMNGICGIMALASAQMYSAFDFNCPCLPHYNLAYGLGILLVPPFILFLLGFVLNNNVSMLAEEWRRPQGQRGKDPAVLRYMFCSMAQRAMIAPAVWVSVTLLDGKCITCAFCTSVPVETLGNTSHPGLSQGEMKRVLARIPCKEIYNGQELIANEVAVRYLRCISQALGWCFVLLMTTLAFLVRSLRPCFTQATFLKSRYWSHYIDIERKLFDEMCAEHARSFAKVCIQQFFEGMSTDLASARCHPPRKAPADVGEAAEKLLGITDQGTMNTALKSWHRCKPPLHLHPPALPSGNGWAGEEQPPAHPAVPRREMAAYYSRV; encoded by the exons ATGGACAAGTTTCGGATGATCTTCCAGTTCCTCCAGTCCAACCAGGAATCCTTCATGAATGGCATCTGTGGGATCATGGCCCTCGCCAGCGCCCAGATGTACTCAGCCTTTGATTTCAACTGCCCCTGCCTGCCGCACTACAACCTGGCCTATGGGCTGGGCATCCTCCTGGTACCCCCCTTCATCTTGTTCCTGCTGGGCTTCGTGCTGAACAACAATGTCTCCATGCTGGCAGAGGAGTGGAGGAGGCCCCAGGGCCAGCGAGGGAAGGACCCAGCCGTCCTGCGCTACATGTTCTGCTCCATGGCACAGAGGGCCATGATCGCCCCAGCGGTCTGGGTCTCAGTGACGCTGCTGGATGGCAAGTGCATCACCTGTGCCTTCTGCACCTCGGTGCCTGTGGAGACCCTGGGCAACACCAGCCACCCCGGCCTCTCCCAGGGAGAGATGAAGCGGGTCCTCGCCCGCATCCCCTGCAAGGAGATCTACAATGGACAGGAGCTCATAGCCAATGAAGTGGCTGTCAGGTACCTGCGCTGCATCTCGCAG GCTCTGGGCTGGTGCTTTGTCCTGCTGATGACCACGCTGGCTTTCTTGGTCAGATCCCTCCGGCCCTGCTTCACCCAAGCCACCTTCCTGAAGAGCAGGTACTGGTCCCACTACATCGACATCGAGCGCAAGCTGTTTGACGAGATGTGTGCGGAGCATGCCAGAAGCTTTGCCAAGGTTTGCATCCAGCAGTTCTTCGAGGGCATGAGCACGGACCTGGCGTCCGCTCGCTGCCACCCGCCCAGAAAAGCCCCTGCAGATGTGGGGGAAGCTGCCGAGAAGCTCCTGGGCATCACCGACCAGGGCACCATGAACACAGCCCTGAAGAGCTGGCACAGATGTAAGCCCCCGCTGCACCTCCACCCGCCTGCCCTCCCCAGTGGCAACGGCTGGGCAGGGGAAGAACAGCCCCCCGCGCACCCCGCCGTGCCCCGAAGGGAGATGGCTGCCTACTACAGCCGGGTGtga
- the CALHM3 gene encoding calcium homeostasis modulator protein 3, with amino-acid sequence MDRFRMIFQYFQSNSESVMNGICGLLALASVKMYTCFDFSCPCLPWYNMAYGLGIMFVPPIALFLCGLILNRQSLVMLEEWRRPQGCRKKDLAVIRYMCSSIMQRAMIAPVIWIIVTLLDGKCLICAFSSSVDPEKFVDFANASLVQVQQLLAKVPCKDDELMRNNTSRKAVSRYLRCWSQALGWSILLILIVAAFLACWLRPCFNQATLLQARHWSNYIDIEQKIFEETCCEHSRLFAHKCILHFFESMRQEMKLHSFSLPREGEGAEGEENLLQDITNKDQVNKLLKMWYYEKPPLNVSQATQRHPLGRDQCTQYKFSQHTGV; translated from the exons ATGGACCGTTTCCGGATGATCTTCCAGTACTTCCAGTCCAACTCAGAGTCTGTAATGAATGGGATCTGTGGGCTGTTAGCCCTGGCCAGCGTAAAGATGTATACCTGCTTTGACTTCAGCTGTCCCTGTCTGCCTTGGTACAACATGGCATATGGCTTGGGGATCATGTTTGTACCCCCCATTGCCCTCTTCCTCTGCGGACTCATCCTCAACAGACAGTCTCTGGTGATGCTGGAGGAGTGGAGGCGACCGCAGGGGTGCAGAAAGAAGGACCTAGCTGTCATCAG GTACATGTGTTCCTCCATCATGCAGAGAGCCATGATTGCCCCTGTCATCTGGATCATAGTCACCCTCCTGGATGGCAAGTGCCTGATCTGCGCTTTCAGCAGCTCTGTGGATCCTGAGAAGTTTGTGGACTTTGCCAATGCCAGCCTGGTGCaggtgcagcagctgctggccaAGGTGCCCTGCAAGGACGATGAGCTCATGAGGAACAACACGTCCCGCAAGGCAGTGTCCAGGTACTTGCGCTGCTGGTCCCAG GCACTCGGCTGGAGCATTTTGTTGATCCTTATTGTAGCAGCTTTCCTTGCCTGCTGGCTCAGACCTTGCTTCAACCAGGCCACCCTCCTGCAGGCACGTCACTGGAGCAACTACATTGACATCGAGCAAAAGATTTTTGAGGAAACGTGCTGTGAGCACAGCCGGCTCTTTGCTCACAAATGCATCCTTCACTTCTTCGAAAGCATGCGGCAAGAGATGAAACTGCACAGCTTCAGCTTGCCtagggagggagagggggctgAAGGAGAGGAAAATCTTCTCCAGGACATCACAAATAAGGACCAGGTGAACaaacttttgaaaatgtggtACTATGAGAAACCTCCGCTGAATGTCAGCCAGGCAACCCAGAGGCATCCCCTGGGGCGAGACCAGTGTACACAGTACAAATTCTCCCAGCACACTGGCGTGTGA